The proteins below are encoded in one region of Methanosarcina barkeri 3:
- a CDS encoding LURP-one-related/scramblase family protein has product MKPFGGREGYDEEKKHIYLMHEKLVALGDDYWIENEEGKREFYIDGKAFRLRNTLILKDAQGRDLYKIQERLLKIRDTMDIKRADNGLAATIKKALINILRDTWKVEIPDGPEMEIKGDILDHEYRIDVEGEKIAEISKKWFHIRDTYGVEIEPGHDNALILAITATLDQMAHED; this is encoded by the coding sequence ATGAAACCATTTGGTGGCCGTGAAGGATATGACGAAGAAAAAAAGCACATCTATCTGATGCATGAAAAGCTTGTTGCCCTTGGAGACGATTATTGGATAGAGAATGAAGAAGGAAAACGAGAATTTTATATTGACGGTAAGGCATTTCGTCTCCGAAACACCCTGATATTAAAGGACGCGCAGGGAAGAGATCTTTACAAAATCCAGGAGAGGTTACTCAAAATAAGGGACACAATGGATATCAAGCGAGCTGACAACGGACTGGCTGCAACAATTAAAAAAGCGTTGATTAATATTTTGAGGGACACCTGGAAGGTCGAAATTCCGGACGGCCCTGAAATGGAAATTAAAGGCGATATTCTGGATCATGAGTATCGGATTGATGTTGAAGGGGAGAAAATTGCAGAAATTTCGAAAAAATGGTTCCACATCAGGGACACCTATGGAGTGGAAATAGAGCCTGGGCATGATAATGCACTCATCCTGGCGATTACAGCTACGCTCGATCAAATGGCACACGAGGATTGA
- a CDS encoding AI-2E family transporter, producing MDTDDNSVPASILLYSTAAVILTIGMREIGSILGPIFFSIFFFLILSPLVHWLQRKHVPGSVSVGLVILFFIIFAIASVLLVTGSLLQLSAQIPGYQAQLMSTLENFERYLPSSDQYPVGGLLRDVGTFLLGLTAGIITGALSTGTTIAFIVITTAFLLLDAASAPKKMEKELKDQTVLLSRVTEFGKSLVDFILIRTEINLIGGIGTAILLLIGRIDFAVLWGFLTFLLGYIPYLGFYLAAFPPVLLALFKYGVLGAIAVFVGIWLVNLFIENVLFPSLAGKSLKLSPSIVFLSLFYWGYVLGGSGALIAIPLTMVVKMILESSDNTRWMAKLMESGGNKE from the coding sequence ATGGATACGGACGATAATTCGGTACCAGCCAGTATTTTACTTTACAGTACAGCTGCGGTTATCCTGACCATTGGGATGCGGGAAATTGGAAGTATACTCGGGCCTATTTTTTTCTCGATATTCTTCTTTTTAATCTTATCTCCCCTTGTTCACTGGCTTCAGAGAAAACATGTGCCTGGCTCGGTAAGTGTAGGCCTGGTAATTCTTTTCTTCATCATTTTTGCTATTGCTTCAGTGCTCCTTGTTACTGGGTCTTTACTCCAGCTAAGTGCCCAGATTCCCGGATATCAAGCTCAGTTAATGAGTACTCTTGAAAACTTTGAGAGGTACTTACCTTCATCAGATCAATATCCAGTAGGAGGACTTTTACGCGATGTAGGAACATTTCTGTTAGGTCTGACTGCAGGAATTATTACAGGAGCCTTAAGTACCGGAACAACAATTGCGTTCATTGTTATCACGACAGCATTTCTACTTCTGGATGCTGCAAGTGCGCCAAAAAAGATGGAAAAGGAACTTAAAGATCAAACAGTCCTTCTATCACGGGTTACGGAATTTGGTAAAAGTCTGGTAGACTTTATCCTGATAAGGACAGAGATTAATTTGATTGGAGGCATCGGGACTGCGATATTACTCCTTATCGGAAGAATAGATTTTGCAGTTCTCTGGGGTTTTCTGACTTTTCTGCTGGGTTATATTCCGTATCTGGGATTTTATCTTGCAGCTTTTCCACCTGTACTGCTTGCACTGTTTAAATATGGAGTTCTAGGAGCTATAGCAGTGTTTGTCGGGATATGGCTGGTAAATCTATTTATAGAAAATGTTCTTTTTCCGTCCCTTGCAGGAAAGAGTCTTAAGTTATCTCCATCCATAGTGTTTCTGTCTCTATTTTACTGGGGTTATGTCCTTGGCGGCTCAGGTGCACTTATAGCCATACCTCTTACAATGGTCGTGAAGATGATCCTTGAAAGTTCCGATAATACACGCTGGATGGCAAAATTGATGGAATCAGGTGGAAACAAAGAATAA
- the mtbC gene encoding dimethylamine corrinoid protein MtbC: MATKEELIQELSEAVISCKKDAVLAAVAKAKEVMEPAEIIDKGLSAGMNQVGILFERGKLFLPHVMIAADAMTAGVKVLEAELPTGTENKKLGVIVNGTVEGDVHDIGKSIVSTMLQSSGFEVYDIGRDVPVMNFIEKAKEVNANMIGISALMTTTLQGQRAIIDLLKEEGLRDKVKVMVGGAPATQAWADKIGADCYAENASEAVAKAKELLL; the protein is encoded by the coding sequence ATGGCAACTAAAGAGGAACTTATTCAGGAGCTTTCTGAAGCAGTTATCTCCTGTAAAAAGGATGCAGTGCTCGCAGCTGTCGCGAAAGCGAAAGAGGTTATGGAACCTGCTGAGATCATTGACAAAGGTCTTTCTGCAGGCATGAACCAGGTAGGAATTCTTTTTGAGAGAGGGAAACTTTTCCTGCCACATGTAATGATAGCTGCTGATGCAATGACAGCAGGAGTTAAAGTGCTTGAAGCTGAGCTTCCGACAGGAACAGAGAACAAGAAACTCGGTGTTATCGTAAACGGTACTGTCGAGGGCGATGTCCATGATATCGGTAAGTCCATAGTGTCAACAATGCTCCAGTCCTCTGGCTTTGAAGTCTATGACATTGGCCGTGATGTTCCGGTCATGAACTTCATCGAAAAGGCAAAGGAAGTCAATGCCAATATGATTGGAATTTCCGCCCTGATGACCACAACCCTTCAAGGACAGAGGGCCATAATAGATCTACTCAAGGAAGAAGGGCTTAGGGACAAAGTAAAAGTCATGGTAGGAGGAGCTCCTGCAACTCAGGCCTGGGCTGACAAAATAGGTGCCGACTGCTACGCTGAAAATGCAAGTGAAGCTGTCGCAAAAGCAAAGGAACTGCTACTCTGA
- a CDS encoding CxxC-x17-CxxC domain-containing protein, which yields MAFNDRGKPFRGRDSNSRDFRAPREMYKAICSDCGIETEVPFKPTEGRPVYCRECLPKHRIPREDRRY from the coding sequence ATGGCTTTTAATGATAGAGGAAAACCCTTCAGGGGAAGAGACAGCAATAGCAGAGATTTCAGAGCTCCCAGAGAAATGTACAAGGCAATCTGTTCGGATTGCGGTATTGAGACAGAAGTTCCATTCAAACCAACCGAAGGACGGCCGGTTTACTGCAGGGAATGTCTTCCCAAACACAGGATACCCAGAGAAGACCGTAGATATTAA
- a CDS encoding lamin tail domain-containing protein, translating to MKNRLAVAIVVMCLLLGTVPFAFGATEKISGSSSSAYVSALYVGATGEKPNQEYVKITNSGKTSVNLKGWKIKDEGAKHTYIFSSYTLKSKATVTLRSGIGKNSGSTLYWGKNIFIWNNHDPKHKEYGDTAYLWNAQGKLVSSKKG from the coding sequence TTGAAAAATCGTTTAGCGGTAGCTATTGTCGTTATGTGTTTGCTTTTGGGTACCGTTCCTTTTGCGTTTGGTGCCACTGAAAAGATAAGCGGCTCGTCAAGTTCAGCTTATGTAAGTGCTTTATATGTTGGCGCTACTGGTGAAAAGCCTAACCAGGAATATGTTAAAATTACAAACAGCGGAAAAACATCAGTAAACTTGAAAGGTTGGAAAATCAAAGACGAGGGTGCAAAACACACCTATATCTTTAGTTCATACACATTAAAGTCTAAAGCTACGGTAACTCTCAGAAGCGGAATTGGTAAAAACTCTGGAAGCACGCTGTATTGGGGCAAAAATATTTTCATATGGAATAATCACGACCCCAAACATAAAGAGTATGGAGATACGGCTTATTTGTGGAATGCTCAGGGAAAACTAGTTTCGTCAAAGAAAGGATGA
- a CDS encoding amylo-alpha-1,6-glucosidase, with product MSGIRFGADCLSRYEEGIKREWIIGNGLGGYASSTVIEVSTRTYHGLLVAAPENSPGRFVLLSSLDEEISTDEDIYKLAVHKYPDTISPTGFNYLSEYTQNPFPLWVYQPGDFTVNKKIFLVHNSNTTCILYDIESKKEEALLRIFPLVNSRDFHYTARSGYLSFSQKTDSSGVKLESSNGFTFYLSSNLEYHSDPRWYYNLEYDAEKQRGLNSQEDNFNPGYFESKLKSGISRFFIAASTEDISSLNLRKVDELYRRTVNRQNLLVLNSRLRDPFALKLLRATDTFTVKNTFSGENTVIAGYHWYSDWGRDTMISLTGLFLIPYRHEEARSVLMNFARYCRKGLIPNTFPAFGGEPVYNTVDASLWFIHAVSRYFAYTSNFLFLADIWDTIEAIIDNYRKGTDFGIGMDSDHLIQQGPQLTWMDAKIGEWAVTPRAGKACEINALWYNALKIASSLGTLLGKEVFLYEMLADGVASNFENTFWNSETNCLFDLVYNDETGNEVKDPAIRPNQIFAVSLPYTMLPPDKEKAIVDRVEKDLLTPFGLRSLSCDHPLYKGQYHGDALTRDTAYHNGTAWPWLLGAYVRAYRKVHNYSEKSLEDMKALLEGFNTHLESAGLGTVSEVFNGDYPHSPGGCIAQAWSVAEILRAYVEDVLEIRPLLSTISPALLSVISPELDIMSFSSMNINERTT from the coding sequence ATGAGTGGGATCAGGTTTGGGGCGGACTGTCTTTCAAGATATGAAGAAGGAATAAAAAGAGAATGGATTATAGGAAACGGACTTGGAGGATATGCTTCTTCTACAGTTATTGAAGTAAGCACAAGGACTTACCACGGGCTGCTTGTTGCTGCTCCGGAAAACTCTCCAGGAAGGTTTGTATTGCTTTCTTCCCTTGATGAGGAGATCTCTACTGATGAAGATATTTATAAACTTGCAGTCCATAAATATCCAGATACTATCTCTCCCACAGGCTTCAATTACCTTTCCGAGTACACTCAAAATCCATTTCCTCTCTGGGTCTACCAGCCCGGCGATTTTACTGTAAATAAAAAAATCTTCTTGGTTCATAATAGTAACACGACATGTATTCTCTATGATATCGAATCCAAAAAAGAAGAAGCTTTACTAAGAATTTTTCCATTGGTAAACTCAAGAGACTTCCATTACACTGCTCGCTCAGGATACCTTTCTTTTTCTCAGAAAACTGATTCTTCAGGAGTAAAACTGGAGAGTTCTAACGGTTTCACTTTTTATCTTTCATCCAATCTTGAGTATCATTCTGATCCCAGATGGTACTATAACCTGGAGTATGACGCTGAAAAGCAAAGAGGGCTTAACTCCCAGGAAGATAATTTCAATCCCGGCTATTTCGAAAGCAAACTAAAATCGGGAATTTCTCGCTTCTTTATTGCAGCTTCAACAGAAGATATCTCCTCACTTAACCTCAGAAAAGTTGACGAACTTTATAGACGGACAGTAAACCGACAGAATCTCCTTGTTCTCAATTCCAGGCTCAGAGATCCCTTTGCCCTTAAACTTCTCAGGGCAACGGATACTTTTACGGTGAAGAATACTTTTTCAGGTGAAAACACTGTAATTGCAGGATATCACTGGTACTCCGATTGGGGAAGAGATACCATGATATCTCTGACCGGACTGTTTTTAATTCCTTATCGTCATGAAGAGGCCAGGTCCGTTCTCATGAATTTTGCTCGATATTGCAGGAAAGGCTTAATACCCAATACTTTTCCGGCTTTCGGAGGAGAACCAGTCTATAATACGGTAGACGCTTCTCTCTGGTTTATACATGCTGTTAGCCGTTACTTCGCATATACGAGCAACTTTCTTTTCCTCGCGGATATCTGGGACACTATAGAGGCTATTATAGATAATTACCGTAAAGGTACGGACTTCGGAATCGGTATGGACTCTGATCATCTTATTCAACAGGGACCTCAACTAACCTGGATGGATGCCAAAATTGGAGAGTGGGCCGTAACTCCAAGAGCAGGTAAAGCCTGTGAAATCAATGCCCTCTGGTACAATGCCTTGAAAATTGCTTCCAGCCTGGGTACTCTTCTTGGAAAAGAAGTTTTTTTATATGAAATGCTTGCAGATGGTGTTGCCTCGAATTTTGAGAATACTTTCTGGAACTCGGAAACTAATTGTCTCTTTGACCTGGTATATAACGATGAAACAGGTAACGAGGTTAAAGATCCTGCAATCCGTCCCAATCAAATCTTTGCCGTATCCCTACCTTATACTATGCTTCCTCCTGATAAAGAAAAAGCGATTGTGGACAGAGTTGAAAAAGACCTTTTGACTCCCTTTGGGCTTAGAAGTCTTTCGTGTGATCATCCATTATATAAAGGACAGTATCACGGGGATGCGCTCACCCGAGATACGGCCTATCATAATGGTACAGCCTGGCCCTGGCTCCTTGGTGCTTATGTAAGAGCTTACCGGAAAGTCCACAACTATTCCGAAAAGAGTCTGGAAGATATGAAGGCTCTCCTGGAGGGTTTTAACACTCATCTTGAATCCGCAGGACTTGGCACCGTTTCCGAAGTTTTTAATGGCGATTATCCTCACTCTCCAGGTGGATGCATAGCTCAGGCCTGGAGTGTTGCAGAAATTCTTAGAGCATATGTAGAAGATGTGCTTGAGATAAGGCCACTCTTAAGCACAATATCTCCAGCACTCTTAAGTGTTATATCCCCGGAACTGGATATAATGAGTTTTTCGTCTATGAATATAAATGAGAGAACAACATAA
- a CDS encoding iron-containing alcohol dehydrogenase: MTENRTYTYLNPKVALMGAGCVKEIGKHAKDLGATKALIVSGKSKHGERLTLDIYKILADAGLEGTIFPGADPNPTDTSVMEGADIYRKEDCNIIVAVGGGSPMDCAKAIGIVVYNGGLINEYEGVGKVTKGIPPLITVNTTAGTASEMTSFTIITDTERHIKMAIVDPRITPDIAVNDPELMVSMPPALTAATGMDALTHAVEAYVSTMATPTTDAAAIKSIELISKYLREAVSHGEDIRTRDMMAHAEYLAGIAFNNASLGYVHSMAHQLGGFYNLPHGVCNAILLPYVEAYNKQVVPERFADIARAMGEKVEGLSNEEAADRAIEAIRKLASDIGIPSGLKELGAKEEDLELLAEHAMQDVCRLTNPRELSKEDIIKIYRKAL; the protein is encoded by the coding sequence ATGACAGAAAACAGGACATACACTTATCTGAATCCGAAAGTAGCCCTTATGGGGGCTGGTTGCGTAAAAGAAATCGGCAAGCATGCAAAAGATCTTGGGGCTACAAAAGCCCTGATAGTTTCAGGCAAAAGCAAGCATGGAGAACGGCTTACATTGGATATTTACAAGATTCTTGCAGATGCAGGCCTGGAGGGCACAATCTTCCCAGGGGCAGACCCGAATCCGACCGATACTTCAGTTATGGAAGGAGCGGATATTTACAGAAAAGAGGACTGTAACATAATAGTTGCTGTCGGAGGAGGAAGCCCTATGGATTGTGCAAAGGCAATTGGCATTGTAGTATATAATGGTGGACTGATCAATGAATATGAAGGCGTAGGAAAAGTTACGAAAGGGATTCCTCCACTTATCACAGTAAATACAACTGCCGGCACTGCAAGTGAGATGACAAGTTTTACGATTATTACGGATACTGAGCGGCATATCAAAATGGCAATCGTAGACCCGCGTATTACCCCTGATATTGCAGTTAACGACCCTGAACTCATGGTAAGCATGCCGCCTGCACTTACGGCTGCAACCGGTATGGATGCTTTAACCCATGCAGTTGAAGCTTACGTTTCTACCATGGCTACGCCTACAACGGATGCAGCTGCTATCAAGTCCATAGAACTTATCTCAAAGTACTTACGTGAAGCCGTTTCCCATGGTGAAGACATAAGAACAAGGGACATGATGGCGCATGCCGAATACCTTGCAGGTATCGCTTTCAATAACGCAAGCCTCGGATATGTACATTCCATGGCGCACCAGTTAGGAGGGTTTTACAACCTTCCTCACGGAGTCTGTAACGCGATTCTTCTTCCGTATGTGGAGGCATACAATAAGCAGGTCGTCCCTGAACGCTTTGCCGATATTGCCAGGGCAATGGGAGAAAAAGTGGAAGGGTTAAGCAATGAAGAGGCGGCAGACAGGGCTATAGAAGCCATCAGGAAACTTGCATCGGATATCGGAATTCCTTCCGGCTTAAAAGAGCTTGGCGCAAAGGAAGAAGATCTGGAACTCCTGGCTGAACACGCGATGCAGGATGTTTGCCGCCTGACAAATCCCAGAGAGCTCTCAAAAGAAGATATTATTAAGATTTACAGGAAAGCCCTGTAA
- a CDS encoding DUF308 domain-containing protein translates to MEQPIDNESGTELKVSQIPWWSVLLEGIIAIIIGIFLLYEPIATTILLIRLLAIFWLAEGIIAVIGALIFTKDGKWKLLSGILSIIAGVVILMYPIVSPYVVLKLLVIFIGALAIVNGAVILASTLKGEGGGMWILGAVSIVLGLLLLTNSLTGVLILPWIFGLFLIIGGIGAVIWGIRIRT, encoded by the coding sequence ATGGAGCAACCAATTGATAATGAGTCCGGGACGGAGCTAAAAGTATCGCAGATACCCTGGTGGTCTGTACTTCTTGAAGGAATTATTGCTATTATTATAGGTATATTTCTTTTATACGAACCTATAGCAACCACTATTCTGTTAATACGACTCCTGGCTATTTTCTGGCTAGCGGAAGGAATTATTGCTGTTATAGGAGCGCTGATCTTTACGAAGGACGGAAAATGGAAGCTGCTTTCAGGTATTTTGAGCATTATTGCAGGAGTTGTTATACTGATGTATCCTATCGTCAGTCCTTATGTAGTTCTTAAGCTTCTCGTTATCTTCATAGGAGCATTAGCTATTGTCAACGGTGCTGTAATACTTGCTTCAACACTTAAAGGAGAAGGAGGAGGTATGTGGATTCTTGGTGCCGTTTCCATTGTCCTTGGTTTACTTTTGTTGACTAACTCTCTGACAGGAGTTCTGATCCTACCCTGGATATTCGGACTTTTCCTTATTATCGGGGGAATTGGAGCAGTTATCTGGGGAATAAGAATACGAACCTGA
- a CDS encoding AI-2E family transporter — protein MLLYSTAAVILTIGMREIASILTVVFFSIFTALIFTPLVRWLKQKGVPGVLSVILVILLLTLIILVLGVIVIKAAMQFGSQIPIYQAQLTELINNLTKLAPSYKGFSLESILRSALSVTISLMANTVNVIVNAGTTAGIIIITAAFLLIDAASVPEKVDLEIGKQSELRLRMSEFSKKLVKFIVIRAEINLITGIAIAFLLFIGGIEYAILWGVLIFLLSYIPYIGLVIASIPPIMLALLKYGPLGALAVILIIVIVDALAENVLFPSLMGKGLQLSPAFLFLALLYWNFVFGLGGVLLSIPLTIVLKIILESFEETKWLARLMGPIEDTEEG, from the coding sequence ATTTTACTTTACAGCACCGCTGCTGTTATTTTGACAATAGGGATGCGGGAGATTGCATCAATACTTACAGTGGTCTTTTTTTCTATATTTACTGCACTGATTTTTACTCCGCTTGTCCGCTGGCTAAAACAAAAAGGGGTTCCAGGTGTACTGAGTGTTATTCTGGTAATTTTATTACTTACTCTAATTATCCTGGTCCTTGGGGTAATAGTTATTAAAGCAGCAATGCAGTTTGGAAGTCAAATACCGATTTATCAAGCTCAGTTGACTGAACTCATAAATAATCTTACAAAACTTGCCCCTTCATATAAAGGATTTTCCTTAGAGTCAATTCTCCGTAGTGCCTTGTCAGTAACGATTTCTCTCATGGCAAATACTGTTAATGTAATTGTGAACGCCGGAACAACAGCTGGAATTATCATTATTACAGCAGCATTTTTGCTAATAGATGCAGCCAGTGTTCCTGAAAAAGTAGACCTGGAAATTGGAAAGCAATCCGAACTCCGCTTGAGGATGAGTGAGTTTAGCAAAAAACTGGTAAAATTCATTGTTATAAGAGCAGAAATAAACCTTATAACTGGTATTGCAATCGCTTTCCTTCTATTTATCGGAGGCATCGAGTATGCTATTCTCTGGGGAGTCCTCATATTTCTGTTAAGTTATATTCCCTATATTGGTCTGGTTATTGCTTCTATTCCTCCTATAATGCTTGCGCTTCTCAAGTATGGGCCTCTGGGTGCTCTTGCAGTTATTCTAATTATCGTTATCGTAGACGCGCTTGCAGAAAATGTCCTTTTCCCGTCACTTATGGGAAAAGGCCTGCAATTATCCCCTGCTTTCCTATTTCTTGCTCTTCTATACTGGAATTTTGTATTTGGACTCGGAGGTGTGCTGCTTTCGATACCGCTTACAATAGTTCTGAAGATTATACTTGAAAGTTTTGAGGAAACAAAATGGCTGGCCAGATTGATGGGCCCGATTGAAGATACTGAAGAAGGTTGA
- a CDS encoding alpha/beta hydrolase, whose protein sequence is MNQPIDLLEPATRVFIEKVNKQGGTPIYQLSPKDARKVLLDLQADKVAKLPAEIDDLDIPVGPEGQVSIRIIRPKGNKEILPAVMYFHGGGWVLGDKNTHDRLVREIANGANAAVVFVNFTPSPEAKYPTPIEEAYAATKYVSENGEKLKLDSSRLAIVGDSVGGNMAIAVSLLAKERGGPKIDYQVLFYPVTDANFDTQSYQQYANGIWLTREAMKWFWDNYLPDKETRKKPTASPLQASLDQLKGQPPALIITDENDVLRDEGEAYAHKLMQAGVNVTAVRYLGTIHDFVMLNALAGTPATCSAIGMANEHLKAAFTKS, encoded by the coding sequence GTGAATCAACCAATCGACTTGCTCGAACCAGCAACCAGAGTATTTATAGAAAAGGTAAACAAGCAGGGTGGAACACCAATCTATCAGCTATCACCAAAAGACGCCCGTAAAGTCCTTTTGGATTTGCAAGCTGATAAGGTAGCAAAACTACCTGCTGAAATTGATGACCTGGACATTCCAGTCGGTCCTGAGGGGCAGGTTTCAATCAGAATAATCAGGCCAAAAGGAAATAAGGAAATCCTGCCAGCCGTGATGTATTTTCACGGCGGGGGCTGGGTACTCGGAGACAAAAACACACATGACCGACTAGTTCGAGAAATTGCAAATGGAGCTAACGCTGCGGTTGTGTTCGTTAACTTCACGCCGTCTCCGGAAGCAAAATACCCGACACCGATAGAAGAAGCTTACGCAGCAACAAAATATGTTTCAGAAAATGGGGAGAAGCTCAAACTGGATAGCTCAAGGCTTGCAATTGTTGGTGACAGTGTAGGCGGAAATATGGCGATAGCTGTTTCACTTCTGGCAAAGGAAAGAGGCGGTCCAAAAATTGATTATCAGGTGTTATTTTACCCTGTGACGGATGCTAATTTTGACACTCAGTCTTATCAGCAGTATGCAAACGGTATCTGGCTTACTCGTGAAGCTATGAAGTGGTTCTGGGACAATTATTTGCCTGACAAAGAAACACGCAAGAAGCCCACAGCTTCTCCTTTACAGGCATCGCTTGACCAGCTCAAGGGACAGCCACCAGCTCTTATCATAACCGATGAAAATGATGTGCTGCGCGACGAGGGTGAAGCCTATGCCCACAAACTGATGCAGGCTGGCGTCAATGTTACAGCCGTTAGATATTTAGGAACTATACACGATTTCGTGATGTTAAATGCACTTGCTGGTACACCTGCCACTTGCAGTGCAATTGGTATGGCGAACGAGCACCTCAAAGCGGCTTTCACAAAATCATAA
- a CDS encoding glycosidase — protein MAWKDHGEIFVRSRKNPILTVEDWPYRANSVFNPAAAIVDGKILLLVRVEDHRGFSHFTAARSENGIDGWEIDSKPTFFPDPVNHPEEIYGVEDPRITYIDELEKWAIVYVAFSDSGPLPALAFTEDFRSFDRAGPLMPPDNKDAAVFPVRFNGKWAMLHRPAPTTHTLKANIWISFSYDMKSWEKPEVLLYAREGGWWDAYKIGLCPQPLRTPKGWLVMYHGVRQTTSKISYRLGLALLDLEDPTKVLRRSEGWIFGPREPYERSGDVNDVVFPCGWVQVGDELRIYYGAADTSVSVASAKMKDIMEYICGCPEKQCPEEYCRWFEENRGKPY, from the coding sequence ATGGCCTGGAAAGACCATGGGGAGATATTTGTACGGTCTAGAAAAAATCCAATACTTACAGTTGAAGATTGGCCTTATCGAGCTAATTCGGTATTTAACCCTGCAGCTGCTATAGTCGATGGTAAAATACTGTTACTGGTCAGGGTTGAGGACCACAGGGGATTTTCTCACTTTACAGCAGCAAGGAGTGAAAACGGAATTGATGGCTGGGAAATTGACAGTAAGCCAACTTTTTTTCCGGATCCTGTAAATCATCCTGAAGAGATATATGGTGTTGAAGATCCGCGCATAACTTACATAGATGAACTGGAAAAATGGGCAATAGTATATGTAGCTTTTTCGGATAGTGGTCCCTTGCCAGCCCTTGCCTTTACCGAGGACTTTCGTAGTTTTGACCGAGCAGGACCTTTGATGCCACCTGATAATAAAGATGCTGCTGTTTTTCCTGTAAGGTTTAATGGCAAATGGGCAATGTTACACAGACCTGCGCCTACTACTCATACTTTGAAGGCTAATATCTGGATCTCCTTTTCTTATGATATGAAATCCTGGGAAAAACCGGAAGTTCTCCTGTATGCCAGGGAAGGTGGATGGTGGGATGCTTACAAAATCGGTTTATGTCCTCAGCCGCTCCGTACACCCAAGGGCTGGTTAGTTATGTACCACGGGGTACGCCAGACGACTTCCAAAATAAGTTACAGACTCGGGCTTGCTCTTCTTGATCTCGAAGACCCCACGAAAGTGCTCCGCAGGTCTGAAGGCTGGATCTTCGGGCCTCGTGAGCCATACGAACGCAGTGGAGATGTCAATGACGTTGTTTTTCCCTGCGGATGGGTGCAGGTAGGCGACGAACTCCGTATTTATTACGGAGCTGCCGATACATCGGTGTCAGTTGCCAGCGCAAAAATGAAAGATATTATGGAATATATTTGCGGGTGTCCTGAGAAACAGTGCCCTGAAGAATATTGCAGGTGGTTTGAAGAAAACAGAGGAAAGCCCTATTGA